A region of Streptomyces sp. R44 DNA encodes the following proteins:
- a CDS encoding LysR family transcriptional regulator: MDVHGRDLRYFLAVAEELHFTRAAERLYVSQPALSKQIRALERQLGAPLFDRDRQGVALTPVGAALLPHAHAVLAAWAEGEGAVRAARAEREATLSIGMSTSPGRSGLLPAIRSRFTEKHPAARLRLRQIGWDDPTAGLADRTSDLAFVWLPLVGAERFRWVVVATESRLIALSERHPLAGRERIAFADLLDEPFLALPGAVAPELRDHWLALDARDGRPARIGAEIGSTDETYEALVDGLGICLVAEGNAPLLTRGGVVVRPVDGVSPTSFALAWRADDSRPLVHDYARAVSEVVSREA; encoded by the coding sequence ATGGACGTGCACGGGCGGGATCTTCGGTATTTCCTCGCGGTCGCCGAGGAGCTCCACTTCACGCGGGCCGCCGAGCGGCTGTACGTCTCGCAGCCCGCGCTCAGCAAGCAGATCCGGGCCCTGGAGCGGCAGCTCGGCGCACCCCTCTTCGACCGGGACCGGCAGGGCGTGGCCCTCACGCCGGTCGGTGCGGCCCTGCTGCCGCACGCCCACGCGGTGCTCGCCGCGTGGGCGGAGGGGGAGGGCGCGGTGCGCGCCGCCCGGGCCGAGCGGGAGGCCACGCTCAGCATCGGCATGTCGACCAGCCCCGGCCGGAGCGGCCTGCTTCCCGCGATCCGCTCCCGCTTCACCGAGAAGCACCCGGCGGCCCGGCTCCGGCTGCGCCAGATCGGCTGGGACGACCCGACCGCCGGGCTCGCCGACCGCACCAGCGACCTGGCGTTCGTCTGGCTCCCGCTGGTCGGCGCCGAGCGCTTCCGCTGGGTCGTCGTCGCCACCGAGTCGCGTCTGATCGCCCTGTCCGAGCGGCACCCGCTGGCCGGCCGCGAGCGGATCGCGTTCGCCGACCTACTCGACGAGCCCTTCCTCGCGCTGCCCGGCGCCGTGGCCCCCGAACTCCGCGACCACTGGCTGGCCCTGGACGCGCGGGACGGCCGCCCGGCCCGGATCGGCGCCGAGATCGGATCCACCGACGAGACGTACGAAGCCCTCGTCGACGGCCTCGGCATCTGCCTGGTCGCCGAGGGCAACGCCCCGCTGCTCACCCGTGGCGGCGTCGTCGTCCGCCCCGTCGACGGCGTCTCCCCGACCAGCTTCGCCCTCGCCTGGCGCGCCGACGACTCCCGCCCCCTGGTGCACGACTATGCCCGTGCGGTGTCCGAAGTCGTCTCACGGGAGGCCTGA
- a CDS encoding NADP-dependent oxidoreductase has translation MRVVEVTAYGGPEVLRMARRPKPEAGAVPGKVRVALRAAGVNQADLRIRAGRYADAVGDLRPPFVLGTDFAGKLLDPVPGEPGMTVGTRVAGFVPWFEMLTGDGTYAEIIWADPEWLAPIPEDVDFTVAASLPLASATAQQGLERLNLPAGASVLVTGASAVVGRLAVQYAHAAGLRVVGVAHEGDEPELRVIGADHVVPRGIPEDIVAKVHAGDPDGVDAVFDGGLIGAELLPVVKDGGAFAALAPDRVPAAERDIRVETVRAVPDAAGLTESLRKVADRELITRVADVMPLEEVAEAHRRAEAGHRPGRIILMI, from the coding sequence ATGCGCGTCGTCGAAGTGACCGCCTACGGCGGACCCGAGGTTCTCCGCATGGCCCGCCGGCCGAAGCCGGAGGCCGGGGCCGTCCCGGGCAAGGTGCGGGTGGCCCTGAGGGCGGCCGGGGTGAACCAGGCCGATCTGCGGATCCGCGCGGGCCGGTACGCCGACGCGGTCGGCGATCTCAGGCCCCCGTTCGTCCTCGGGACGGACTTCGCGGGCAAGCTGCTCGATCCCGTGCCCGGAGAGCCGGGGATGACGGTCGGCACCCGTGTGGCCGGATTCGTGCCCTGGTTCGAGATGCTGACGGGCGACGGCACGTACGCCGAGATCATCTGGGCCGACCCGGAGTGGCTGGCCCCGATCCCGGAGGACGTGGACTTCACGGTGGCCGCGTCGCTGCCGCTGGCCTCGGCCACCGCCCAGCAGGGCCTCGAACGGCTGAACCTTCCGGCGGGCGCGAGCGTGCTCGTGACCGGCGCGAGCGCGGTGGTGGGCCGCCTGGCCGTCCAGTACGCCCATGCGGCCGGGCTGCGTGTCGTGGGCGTCGCCCACGAGGGCGACGAGCCCGAACTGCGGGTCATCGGCGCGGACCACGTCGTGCCGCGCGGCATCCCGGAGGACATCGTCGCGAAGGTCCACGCGGGCGACCCGGACGGGGTCGACGCCGTCTTCGACGGGGGACTCATCGGCGCCGAGCTGCTCCCGGTGGTCAAGGACGGCGGCGCGTTCGCCGCGCTGGCCCCCGACCGGGTGCCGGCCGCCGAGCGGGACATCCGCGTCGAGACCGTACGGGCCGTCCCGGACGCGGCCGGGCTCACGGAGAGCCTGCGGAAGGTGGCGGACCGGGAGCTGATCACCCGGGTGGCGGACGTGATGCCCCTGGAGGAGGTCGCGGAGGCGCACCGCAGGGCCGAGGCGGGGCACCGGCCGGGCCGGATCATCCTGATGATCTGA
- a CDS encoding adenylosuccinate synthase yields MPALVLLGAQWGDEGKGKATDLLGGSVDYVVRYQGGNNAGHTVVVGDQKYALHLLPSGILSPGCTPVIGNGVVVDPAVLLSELSGLNERGVDTSKLLISGNAHLITPYNVTLDKVTERFLGKRKIGTTGRGIGPTYADKINRVGIRVQDLYDESILEQKVEAALEGKNQLLAKLYNRRAIEAEQIVEEMLQYAEQIKPFVADTTLILNKALDEDKVVLFEGGQGTLLDVDHGTYPFVTSSNPTAGGACTGAGVGPTKISRVIGILKAYTTRVGAGPFPTELFDEDGEALRRIGGERGVTTGRDRRCGWFDAVIARYATRVNGLTDFFLTKLDVLTGWEQIPVCVAYEIDGKRVEELPYSQTDFHHAKPIYEMLPGWSEDITKAKTFADLPKNAQAYVKALEEMSGAPISAIGVGPGRTETIEINSFL; encoded by the coding sequence GTGCCCGCACTTGTGCTGCTCGGTGCTCAGTGGGGTGACGAGGGCAAGGGAAAGGCCACCGACCTGCTCGGTGGATCCGTGGACTACGTGGTGCGTTACCAGGGCGGCAACAATGCCGGCCACACGGTCGTCGTCGGCGACCAGAAGTACGCGCTGCATCTCCTCCCTTCCGGAATCCTCTCCCCGGGGTGCACCCCGGTGATCGGAAACGGTGTCGTCGTCGACCCGGCGGTCCTGCTCTCCGAGCTGAGCGGACTGAACGAGCGCGGCGTCGACACGTCGAAGCTCCTGATCAGCGGCAACGCCCACCTGATCACCCCGTACAACGTCACCCTCGACAAGGTGACGGAACGGTTCCTCGGTAAGCGCAAGATCGGCACCACGGGCCGCGGCATCGGCCCGACCTACGCCGACAAGATCAACCGCGTCGGCATCCGGGTCCAGGACCTGTACGACGAGTCGATCCTGGAGCAGAAGGTCGAGGCGGCGCTGGAGGGCAAGAACCAGCTGCTCGCCAAGCTGTACAACCGCCGCGCGATCGAGGCGGAGCAGATCGTCGAGGAGATGCTCCAGTACGCGGAGCAGATCAAGCCCTTCGTCGCCGACACGACGCTGATCCTCAACAAGGCGCTCGACGAGGACAAGGTCGTGCTCTTCGAGGGCGGCCAGGGCACCCTGCTCGACGTCGACCACGGCACGTACCCCTTCGTCACCTCCTCGAACCCGACCGCGGGCGGCGCCTGCACGGGTGCGGGCGTGGGCCCGACGAAGATCTCCCGCGTCATCGGCATCCTCAAGGCGTACACGACCCGCGTCGGCGCCGGCCCGTTCCCGACGGAGCTCTTCGACGAGGACGGCGAGGCGCTGCGCCGCATCGGTGGCGAGCGCGGTGTCACCACCGGCCGTGACCGTCGCTGCGGCTGGTTCGACGCGGTCATCGCGCGCTACGCGACCCGTGTGAACGGCCTGACGGACTTCTTCCTCACCAAGCTCGACGTCCTCACCGGCTGGGAGCAGATCCCGGTCTGTGTCGCGTACGAGATCGACGGCAAGCGCGTCGAGGAGCTGCCGTACTCGCAGACCGACTTCCACCACGCGAAGCCGATCTACGAGATGCTGCCGGGCTGGTCGGAGGACATCACGAAGGCGAAGACCTTCGCGGACCTCCCGAAGAACGCGCAGGCGTACGTGAAGGCGCTGGAGGAGATGTCGGGCGCCCCGATCTCCGCGATCGGCGTCGGCCCCGGCCGCACGGAGACGATCGAGATCAACTCGTTCCTGTAG
- a CDS encoding FMN-dependent NADH-azoreductase — MATLLHIDTSFNGDDSHSRAVTAAFRKAWEAEHPEGTVIYRDLAEEPIPHLEAAAYYADSTAPAFALRGRLIEEAERADVILLAAPMYNYTIPSTLKAWLDHVFLVGRTSIAEHPSLAGKRAVVVTSRGGSYREGTPQHGNDYVENYLRLALGEMFGLDVTFIAPELTLAPHVPAMAGLVPLFESSRTESIAAAESLAKELAVRVAA; from the coding sequence ATGGCCACGCTGCTGCACATCGACACGTCCTTCAACGGCGACGACTCCCACTCCCGCGCCGTCACCGCCGCCTTCCGCAAGGCCTGGGAGGCGGAGCACCCCGAGGGGACGGTGATCTACCGCGACCTCGCGGAGGAACCGATCCCCCACCTGGAGGCCGCCGCCTACTACGCGGACAGTACGGCGCCCGCCTTCGCACTGCGCGGGAGACTGATCGAGGAGGCCGAGCGGGCGGACGTGATCCTGCTCGCCGCGCCGATGTACAACTACACGATCCCCTCCACCCTGAAGGCGTGGCTCGACCACGTCTTCCTCGTGGGCCGCACCTCGATCGCCGAGCACCCCTCGCTCGCCGGCAAGCGGGCCGTCGTCGTCACCAGCCGGGGCGGCTCCTACCGTGAGGGCACGCCCCAGCACGGCAACGACTACGTCGAGAACTACCTCCGGCTCGCCCTGGGGGAGATGTTCGGCCTGGACGTCACCTTCATCGCCCCCGAGCTGACCCTGGCCCCGCACGTCCCGGCGATGGCCGGGCTCGTCCCGCTCTTCGAGTCCTCCCGCACGGAGTCCATCGCGGCGGCCGAGTCCCTGGCGAAGGAACTGGCGGTGCGGGTGGCCGCGTAA
- a CDS encoding serine/threonine-protein kinase, protein MESLNAEDPVSVGPFRLIGRLGVGGMGRVFLARSAGGRTVAVKVVHAELAAQDEFRRRFAREVAALERVGGTGTAPVLGSDTTAESPWVAIGYVPGPSLRTVVGDEFGPLPPATVRALASGLARALDHIHAAGLVHRDLKPSNVLLTVDGPRIIDFGIARAVDHVSDGGNLTTTGAVVGSPGFMSPEQVRGDQVSPASDIFCLGSVLAYAATGRAPFGTVDSGVHATMFRIAHDEPDLTDLPPELSGLIRACLAKDPAARPTATEIVETLPVADPWLPADVLARLGRHAAQLLEAEGSSAEASETPPPPTGTTSPTAPAAPRRRGRTALLAAVTALVVVAAAGAAYTYWPRNGGTTGGGGGGRNVTTGPTRPAAGIVPAAFLGAWEGVLKGKPDAPYETSRIEITQGAAGAKAAVYTHVTGEQLCIGRATLISATDSELVLGEAEITESVPAQRCTPAARQTLTLRSTDVVEWGSGVAKSTFQRVRTGTNIVPAAFVGTWKQAPDTVTQPDPDRWSYVVTVTQGPVGAPLVRFEQAYPRTDDQGNQLSGTIRCATTALVGGAGSLLVIGPETRDPDTWDPDCAENGSSNLRIVRYQGKERLQVYGMSADGEPAEFVRD, encoded by the coding sequence GTGGAGTCATTGAACGCGGAAGATCCGGTCAGCGTCGGCCCGTTCCGTCTGATCGGCCGCCTCGGGGTCGGCGGGATGGGCCGGGTGTTCCTGGCGCGCTCGGCCGGCGGGCGGACCGTCGCGGTCAAGGTGGTGCACGCGGAACTGGCCGCCCAGGACGAGTTCCGGCGCCGGTTCGCCCGCGAGGTCGCCGCCCTCGAACGGGTCGGCGGCACCGGAACCGCGCCCGTCCTCGGCTCCGACACCACCGCCGAGTCGCCGTGGGTCGCCATCGGCTACGTGCCGGGGCCCTCGCTGCGGACCGTGGTCGGCGACGAGTTCGGGCCGCTGCCGCCCGCGACCGTCCGGGCCCTCGCCTCCGGGCTCGCCCGCGCCCTCGACCACATCCACGCCGCCGGACTCGTCCACCGCGACCTCAAGCCGTCGAACGTGCTGCTCACCGTCGACGGGCCGCGGATCATCGACTTCGGCATCGCCCGCGCCGTCGACCACGTCTCCGACGGCGGCAACCTCACCACCACCGGGGCCGTCGTCGGCTCCCCCGGCTTCATGTCGCCCGAACAGGTCCGCGGCGACCAGGTCTCGCCCGCCTCGGACATCTTCTGCCTCGGGTCCGTGCTCGCGTACGCGGCGACCGGCCGCGCCCCCTTCGGCACCGTGGACAGCGGCGTCCACGCCACCATGTTCCGCATCGCGCACGACGAGCCCGACCTGACGGACCTCCCGCCCGAACTCTCCGGACTCATCCGCGCCTGCCTCGCCAAGGACCCGGCGGCCCGGCCCACGGCCACCGAGATCGTCGAGACGCTCCCGGTCGCCGACCCGTGGCTCCCGGCGGACGTCCTGGCCCGGCTCGGACGGCACGCGGCACAGCTCCTGGAGGCGGAGGGCAGCAGCGCGGAGGCTTCGGAGACTCCCCCGCCGCCCACGGGGACCACCTCCCCCACCGCGCCCGCCGCGCCCCGGCGCCGGGGCCGTACCGCGCTGCTCGCGGCCGTCACGGCGCTCGTGGTGGTGGCGGCGGCCGGCGCCGCCTACACGTACTGGCCCAGGAACGGCGGCACCACCGGCGGCGGGGGCGGGGGCAGGAACGTCACCACCGGCCCCACCCGGCCCGCCGCCGGGATCGTCCCCGCCGCCTTCCTCGGCGCCTGGGAGGGCGTCCTCAAGGGCAAGCCGGACGCCCCGTACGAGACCAGCCGGATCGAGATCACCCAGGGCGCGGCCGGCGCCAAGGCCGCCGTCTACACCCACGTCACCGGGGAACAGCTCTGCATCGGCCGGGCGACCCTGATCTCCGCCACCGACAGCGAACTCGTCCTCGGCGAGGCCGAGATCACCGAGAGCGTGCCCGCCCAGCGCTGCACCCCGGCCGCCCGCCAGACCCTCACACTGCGCTCGACCGACGTCGTCGAATGGGGCTCCGGCGTCGCCAAGAGCACCTTCCAGCGGGTCAGGACCGGCACGAACATCGTCCCCGCCGCGTTCGTCGGCACCTGGAAGCAGGCGCCGGACACGGTGACCCAGCCCGACCCCGACCGCTGGTCCTACGTGGTCACCGTCACCCAGGGCCCGGTCGGCGCGCCGCTCGTACGCTTCGAGCAGGCGTATCCGCGCACGGACGACCAGGGGAACCAGCTCTCCGGCACCATCCGCTGCGCGACCACCGCCCTCGTCGGCGGCGCGGGCTCCCTCCTCGTCATCGGCCCCGAGACCCGCGACCCGGACACCTGGGACCCGGACTGCGCCGAGAACGGCTCCAGCAACCTCCGCATCGTCCGCTACCAGGGCAAGGAACGGCTCCAGGTCTACGGGATGAGCGCGGACGGGGAACCGGCGGAGTTCGTCCGGGACTAG
- a CDS encoding diacylglycerol kinase produces the protein MDGESVRIAKDVLSAGAEAKICLPDSPEEFSRALARRGSRRPVVLGDDRALLRTVALLHRERELAEGALSLVPIGPQDALEVAHALGVPRSTPAAARVALHGAVRRLDLLVDDSDGVVLGDLLVPGVPLPVAAAPSVWGTCRSLVRTLVRPAPAPVARLRVEADGILLADVDAPLEGLTVRPVGGTAEVTVHPASAPTRHATAGTVTVSGPDFRYRADGRLTGPVRRRTWTVRAGAWGLTLPVEAA, from the coding sequence ATGGACGGCGAGTCCGTACGGATCGCGAAAGATGTGCTGTCCGCGGGCGCGGAGGCGAAGATCTGCCTGCCGGACAGCCCGGAAGAATTCTCCCGGGCCCTGGCCCGGCGCGGCTCCCGGCGCCCCGTCGTGCTCGGCGACGACCGTGCGCTGCTCCGCACGGTCGCCCTGCTGCACCGCGAGCGGGAGCTCGCCGAGGGGGCCCTCTCGCTCGTCCCGATCGGCCCCCAGGACGCCCTGGAAGTGGCCCACGCGCTCGGCGTGCCGCGCTCCACGCCGGCAGCGGCCCGGGTCGCCCTGCACGGGGCCGTACGCCGCCTCGACCTGCTCGTCGACGACAGCGACGGCGTCGTCCTCGGCGACCTCCTGGTCCCGGGCGTGCCCCTCCCCGTCGCCGCCGCGCCGTCCGTGTGGGGCACCTGCCGCTCCCTCGTCCGCACCCTGGTCCGCCCGGCTCCCGCGCCCGTCGCCCGGCTGCGGGTAGAGGCGGACGGGATCCTCCTCGCCGACGTCGACGCTCCCCTTGAGGGCCTCACGGTCCGGCCCGTCGGCGGTACGGCCGAGGTGACCGTCCACCCGGCCTCCGCCCCCACGCGGCACGCGACCGCCGGGACGGTCACGGTCTCGGGCCCGGACTTCCGCTACCGCGCGGACGGGCGGCTGACGGGGCCGGTGCGGCGGCGCACCTGGACGGTGCGGGCGGGGGCCTGGGGGCTGACACTGCCCGTCGAGGCCGCATAA
- a CDS encoding oxidoreductase — MSKVWLITGANSGFGRAFTEAAVAAGDVVVAAARRAGTLDDLVAAHPDQVHAVTLDVTDLAAVDRVVAEVAERHGRIDVLVNNAGRTHVGSVEETGDDELRSLFDVHVFAPAALTRAVLPHMRARRSGAIVQLSSVGGQGSMPGFGAYSATKFALEGLSEALAAEVKPLGIHVLIVEPGAFRTSLFGNGSLSVDTIADYADTVGATRAFVEGGDGGQAGDPAKAAAAVLTALAADEPPLRLALGDDSIDMIHAHLDQVRADLNAWDKVGRDTKFDA; from the coding sequence ATGAGCAAGGTCTGGCTGATCACCGGTGCGAACAGCGGATTCGGGCGCGCCTTCACCGAGGCGGCGGTCGCCGCCGGGGACGTGGTGGTCGCCGCCGCGCGCCGCGCGGGCACCCTGGACGACCTGGTCGCCGCCCACCCCGACCAGGTCCACGCCGTCACCCTGGACGTCACCGACCTGGCCGCCGTCGACCGTGTGGTGGCCGAGGTCGCCGAGCGGCACGGCCGCATCGACGTCCTGGTCAACAACGCGGGCCGCACCCACGTCGGTTCGGTCGAGGAGACCGGCGACGACGAACTGCGCTCGCTCTTCGACGTGCACGTCTTCGCGCCCGCGGCCCTCACCCGCGCCGTCCTGCCCCACATGCGGGCCCGCCGCTCCGGCGCGATCGTGCAGCTCAGCAGTGTCGGCGGCCAGGGTTCGATGCCCGGCTTCGGCGCCTACAGCGCGACGAAGTTCGCCCTCGAAGGCCTGTCGGAGGCGCTGGCCGCCGAGGTGAAGCCGCTCGGCATCCACGTCCTCATCGTCGAGCCCGGCGCCTTCCGGACGTCCCTCTTCGGCAACGGCAGCCTCAGCGTGGACACCATCGCCGACTACGCCGACACGGTCGGCGCCACCCGTGCCTTCGTCGAAGGCGGCGACGGCGGCCAGGCCGGCGACCCGGCGAAGGCCGCTGCGGCGGTCCTGACCGCGCTCGCCGCCGACGAGCCGCCGCTGCGGCTGGCCCTCGGCGACGACTCCATCGACATGATCCACGCCCACCTCGACCAGGTCCGGGCGGACCTGAACGCGTGGGACAAGGTCGGCCGGGACACGAAGTTCGACGCCTGA
- a CDS encoding substrate-binding domain-containing protein: MEWITAENVIAVGTALVGVLVTLAVVWIDRFSPQRKRLGYRVQLNTPLHREENQDSEVMTVREGQVVGMAAPADGSTLVLLRIENDRELDIASEDYGASADPHGLKITFGERTVQGVVATIPSAWDSVREDLERSPKLGRNGSAVLVPKVALERGQYFKLLVQLSGGVADRDIKIDGSLQGGSIRRNRSTTPDEKPARFSPTARTVTIVLTACVMALAAIIVREQNPPPIGCARGTLTVTGSTAFAPALREAAKRYEKDCEGSTVTVDVHGSTAGIRELAAAGPDKGSVIAFSDGRKPGGFPELRENMVAVSLFTVVVNDGVPLDDLTLDQIRRVYRGDIHNWGELVPGLDRPVLLVSRDANSGTRQVFQRRVLERNEPANSSQDCQTSDDPESKVIRCELDSTEQVLATVAQLPGALGYSELRATDGRKGLHRVAVDGRRPVVAELGESGYPYREIEYAYTRGLPPTDSLTASFLTYLRSGRGQDVISAHGHLPCATPKGLPVCGEG; this comes from the coding sequence ATGGAGTGGATAACCGCAGAGAACGTCATCGCCGTGGGAACGGCCCTCGTCGGTGTCCTGGTCACGCTCGCCGTCGTCTGGATCGACCGGTTCTCGCCGCAGCGCAAGCGGCTCGGTTACCGCGTGCAGCTCAACACCCCGCTCCACCGGGAGGAGAACCAGGACAGCGAGGTCATGACGGTGCGGGAGGGCCAGGTCGTGGGGATGGCCGCGCCCGCCGACGGTTCCACGCTCGTCCTCCTCCGCATCGAGAACGACCGCGAGCTCGACATCGCCTCCGAGGACTACGGCGCCTCCGCCGACCCCCACGGACTGAAGATCACCTTCGGTGAGCGGACCGTCCAGGGCGTCGTCGCCACCATCCCCTCCGCCTGGGACTCCGTACGGGAGGACCTGGAGCGCTCCCCCAAGCTCGGCCGGAACGGCAGCGCCGTCCTCGTCCCCAAGGTGGCCCTCGAACGCGGCCAGTACTTCAAGCTGCTCGTCCAGCTCTCCGGCGGCGTCGCCGACCGCGACATCAAGATCGACGGAAGCCTCCAGGGCGGCTCCATCCGGCGCAACCGGAGCACCACCCCCGACGAGAAACCGGCCAGGTTCAGCCCCACCGCCCGGACCGTCACCATCGTCCTCACCGCCTGCGTCATGGCCCTCGCCGCGATCATCGTCCGCGAGCAGAACCCGCCGCCCATCGGCTGCGCCCGCGGCACCCTCACCGTCACCGGCTCGACGGCCTTCGCGCCCGCCCTGCGCGAGGCGGCGAAGCGGTACGAGAAGGACTGTGAGGGCTCCACGGTCACCGTCGACGTGCACGGCTCCACCGCCGGCATCCGGGAGCTGGCCGCGGCCGGACCCGACAAGGGCTCCGTCATCGCCTTCTCCGACGGGCGCAAGCCCGGCGGCTTCCCCGAACTGCGGGAGAACATGGTCGCCGTCTCCCTCTTCACCGTCGTCGTGAACGACGGCGTGCCCCTCGACGACCTCACCCTCGACCAGATCCGGCGCGTCTACCGGGGCGACATCCACAACTGGGGCGAGCTCGTCCCCGGCCTCGACCGGCCCGTCCTCCTCGTCAGCCGCGACGCCAACTCCGGGACCCGGCAGGTCTTCCAGCGCCGTGTCCTCGAACGCAACGAGCCCGCCAACTCCTCCCAGGACTGCCAGACCTCCGACGACCCCGAGTCGAAGGTCATCCGCTGCGAACTCGACTCCACCGAACAGGTCCTCGCCACCGTCGCCCAGCTCCCCGGTGCCCTCGGCTACTCCGAACTCCGCGCGACCGACGGGCGCAAGGGCCTGCACCGGGTGGCCGTCGACGGGCGGCGGCCCGTCGTGGCGGAACTGGGCGAGTCCGGCTACCCGTACCGGGAGATCGAGTACGCCTACACCCGGGGCCTGCCCCCGACCGACTCCCTGACCGCCAGCTTCCTCACGTACCTCCGGTCGGGGCGCGGCCAGGACGTCATCAGCGCGCACGGGCACCTGCCCTGCGCGACCCCGAAGGGACTTCCGGTGTGCGGAGAGGGCTGA
- a CDS encoding DUF6232 family protein has translation MGTPAPPPTPPPPPSHPPHSGIAASAALPLVISKRLLWVSGAAYPLENIVRVYTFVLRPRKADAVRVFVKRVVLTLLAALAIGLVAFLGQVFARGEGPGGFTAFLYQISILGVIGALIWFTVDMLAVVTASAHDVLAIETNGRSTAMVSGDRRYLNELVVRIASAIDEPDAELTVTVGALTISNPSNYYFGDAVNIYGGSGNTGVSK, from the coding sequence ATGGGAACACCAGCACCGCCGCCCACACCGCCACCACCGCCGTCCCACCCGCCGCATTCCGGAATCGCCGCGTCGGCGGCTCTTCCGCTGGTCATCAGCAAGCGGCTGCTCTGGGTGAGCGGCGCGGCCTATCCGCTGGAGAACATCGTCCGCGTCTACACCTTCGTGCTCCGGCCCCGTAAGGCTGATGCCGTCCGCGTGTTCGTGAAACGGGTGGTGCTCACGCTGCTCGCGGCGCTCGCGATCGGCCTCGTCGCCTTCCTGGGCCAGGTCTTCGCCCGGGGAGAGGGGCCGGGCGGCTTCACCGCATTCCTGTACCAGATCTCCATCCTGGGCGTCATCGGTGCCCTGATCTGGTTCACGGTCGACATGCTGGCCGTCGTCACCGCGTCCGCCCACGACGTGCTGGCCATCGAGACGAACGGCCGGTCGACCGCGATGGTCTCCGGGGACCGCCGGTACCTGAACGAACTCGTCGTACGGATCGCGTCCGCGATCGACGAACCGGACGCGGAGCTCACCGTCACGGTGGGGGCGCTCACGATCAGCAACCCCAGCAACTACTACTTCGGCGACGCCGTGAACATCTACGGCGGCAGCGGCAACACGGGAGTGTCCAAGTGA